From a single Clostridium isatidis genomic region:
- a CDS encoding CPCC family cysteine-rich protein, with amino-acid sequence MSKKEYKYLPEVKSREIISNQSNDEVYVKGNSPCPCCGFITIPNNGNALSYVCPVCLWEIDLFLKSDNEASDLNHGLTLIEARKNYKDYGAVLYNLKEYSREPLEKEYPNK; translated from the coding sequence ATGAGTAAAAAAGAATATAAGTATTTGCCAGAAGTAAAAAGTAGGGAAATAATAAGTAACCAATCTAATGATGAAGTTTATGTAAAGGGAAATTCACCATGTCCTTGTTGTGGATTTATTACCATTCCCAATAATGGAAATGCACTTTCTTATGTATGCCCAGTATGTTTGTGGGAAATAGATTTGTTCCTTAAAAGTGATAATGAAGCAAGTGATTTAAATCATGGCTTAACATTAATTGAAGCAAGAAAAAATTATAAAGATTATGGAGCGGTATTGTATAATTTAAAGGAATATTCTAGAGAACCATTAGAGAAGGAATATCCAAATAAATAA
- a CDS encoding nucleoside triphosphate pyrophosphohydrolase codes for MKEYNKLVRDKIPEIIKAAGSECEIEIASEEDKYKLLENKLKEELEEFLEEKNLEELADIMEVLFGLASALGYSEEELIKARNKKKEERGGFKEGIILKAVK; via the coding sequence ATGAAAGAATACAACAAACTAGTAAGGGACAAAATACCAGAAATAATAAAGGCAGCTGGCAGTGAATGTGAAATAGAAATTGCCTCAGAGGAGGATAAATATAAGCTTTTAGAAAATAAACTTAAGGAAGAGCTTGAAGAATTCCTAGAAGAAAAGAACCTAGAAGAGCTGGCAGATATTATGGAAGTTTTATTTGGACTTGCTTCTGCCCTAGGATATAGTGAAGAAGAACTTATTAAGGCAAGGAATAAGAAAAAAGAAGAAAGAGGCGGCTTTAAGGAAGGTATAATTCTTAAGGCTGTAAAATAA
- a CDS encoding class I SAM-dependent methyltransferase, protein MQTYWNTIYQTLNNKPPSYDLWLDKYEPILKANKDSLIIDLGCGSGGDTLYLIERNYKVLSCDYSEEALKIVRKYIANSETSQLDLTQKLPFEDESASVIIADLSLHYFNDAATKKIIQEIKRVLKPKGYLIGRLNSVNDKNYGALAGQKIEKHFYLTESGYKRFFDREDIEYYFKDFEIKHCSEESMMRYVDEKIAWEFAVQKI, encoded by the coding sequence ATGCAAACCTACTGGAACACCATCTACCAAACCCTAAACAACAAGCCACCAAGCTACGACCTCTGGCTAGACAAATACGAACCCATACTAAAAGCCAACAAAGACAGCCTAATAATAGACTTAGGCTGTGGCTCAGGGGGAGACACTTTATATTTAATAGAAAGAAATTACAAGGTCCTATCCTGTGACTATTCAGAAGAAGCCTTAAAAATAGTAAGAAAATACATAGCTAATTCAGAAACAAGTCAGCTTGATTTAACTCAAAAACTTCCCTTTGAAGATGAAAGTGCTTCAGTTATCATAGCTGATTTATCTCTACATTACTTTAACGATGCTGCTACTAAAAAGATTATCCAAGAAATAAAGAGGGTTCTAAAGCCTAAGGGCTATTTAATAGGCAGGCTTAATTCAGTTAATGACAAAAACTACGGAGCCTTAGCTGGGCAAAAAATAGAAAAGCATTTTTACTTAACTGAAAGTGGCTATAAAAGATTTTTTGATAGGGAAGATATAGAATATTACTTTAAAGATTTTGAAATTAAGCACTGCAGTGAAGAAAGTATGATGAGATATGTAGATGAGAAAATAGCTTGGGAATTTGCCGTTCAAAAAATATAG